A genome region from Natronobeatus ordinarius includes the following:
- a CDS encoding thiamine pyrophosphate-binding protein: MTGTADALVETLEELGVEYVFGYPGGRAIELLDHVPESEVELVRPRDEREASVMAEMYGRLTGQPGVLTGQGPWIGSLGMMGQMEARLSSSPLVTLTEASERGEYSTLAPYQQARGDYGGFSLPKILDGVTKEWWFPRTPTETLRSVQLAFKHAEAGRPGPTAVILDGDAINADVPEESTPPTWDAREQTRTWDAAPTSEDVAAAVEALEAADRPVIVSGNGVHAAQAYDELAAVAEAYDCVVATSYLGKSTYPETDERAAGVIGSFGHEGANRVVSEADTILVVGCRMNPMDTNWQAPEFIRPDEQTIIHADIDTRNAGWVYPADVGLIGDAKQSLAALADAGEASNGWALERAAEAREWFTAPECEDDSAPIKPQRAAKEIQQVVDEDTIVTADSGNNRFWLLYYLQTPAVRTYFGSGGVGGMGWANPAAVSAALTTEKDVIAVAGDGGFTMTMTSVETAVEYGVAPTFVVLNDTSLGMVRQMQHEDDDIAGVEFHDTDFVKAAEAFGATGVRVTEPEDFADALLEAKAADVPYVIDVRIDREEDMAETLSSSFYETVGGLHE; this comes from the coding sequence ATGACGGGGACGGCAGACGCGCTCGTCGAGACGCTCGAGGAACTGGGCGTCGAGTACGTCTTCGGCTACCCCGGCGGGCGGGCCATCGAACTGCTCGATCACGTTCCGGAGTCCGAGGTCGAACTCGTCCGTCCGCGCGACGAGCGCGAGGCGAGTGTCATGGCGGAGATGTACGGTCGACTCACCGGCCAGCCAGGCGTCCTGACCGGGCAAGGGCCGTGGATCGGTAGCCTCGGCATGATGGGGCAGATGGAAGCACGGCTCTCTTCCTCGCCGCTGGTCACACTCACGGAGGCCTCCGAACGCGGCGAGTACTCGACGCTCGCGCCGTACCAGCAGGCCCGCGGCGACTACGGCGGCTTCAGTCTCCCGAAGATCCTCGACGGCGTGACGAAGGAGTGGTGGTTCCCCCGGACGCCGACCGAGACGCTTCGTAGCGTGCAGCTGGCGTTCAAGCACGCCGAAGCTGGCCGGCCCGGCCCGACGGCGGTGATCCTCGACGGCGACGCGATCAACGCCGACGTCCCCGAAGAGTCCACCCCGCCCACGTGGGACGCACGGGAACAGACGCGGACGTGGGACGCCGCACCGACGAGCGAGGACGTCGCGGCGGCGGTCGAGGCGCTCGAGGCCGCCGACCGACCCGTGATCGTCTCGGGTAACGGCGTCCACGCGGCGCAGGCGTACGACGAACTCGCGGCCGTCGCGGAGGCGTACGACTGCGTCGTGGCGACCTCCTATCTGGGCAAGTCGACTTACCCCGAGACGGACGAGCGAGCGGCGGGCGTCATCGGCTCGTTCGGCCACGAGGGAGCCAATCGCGTCGTCAGCGAGGCCGACACCATCCTGGTCGTCGGCTGTCGCATGAACCCGATGGACACCAACTGGCAGGCCCCCGAGTTCATCCGTCCCGACGAGCAGACGATCATCCACGCCGACATCGACACCCGCAACGCCGGCTGGGTCTACCCTGCCGACGTCGGGCTGATCGGCGACGCGAAACAGAGCCTCGCCGCACTCGCCGACGCGGGCGAGGCGTCGAACGGCTGGGCGCTCGAGCGGGCGGCCGAGGCCCGCGAGTGGTTCACCGCGCCCGAGTGCGAGGACGACTCGGCGCCCATCAAGCCCCAGCGGGCGGCCAAGGAGATTCAGCAGGTCGTCGACGAGGACACCATCGTCACCGCCGACTCGGGCAACAACCGCTTCTGGCTGCTCTACTACCTCCAGACGCCGGCCGTTCGTACCTACTTCGGCAGCGGCGGCGTCGGCGGCATGGGCTGGGCCAACCCGGCCGCGGTGTCGGCGGCCCTGACGACGGAGAAGGACGTCATCGCAGTCGCCGGCGACGGCGGCTTCACGATGACGATGACGTCGGTCGAGACGGCCGTCGAGTACGGCGTCGCCCCGACGTTCGTCGTCCTCAACGACACGAGCCTCGGGATGGTCCGCCAGATGCAACACGAGGATGACGACATCGCGGGCGTCGAGTTCCACGACACCGACTTCGTGAAGGCCGCCGAGGCGTTCGGTGCGACTGGCGTGCGCGTCACCGAACCCGAGGACTTCGCTGACGCCTTGCTCGAGGCCAAGGCCGCCGACGTCCCGTACGTCATCGACGTCCGGATCGACCGCGAGGAGGACATGGCCGAGACGCTCTCCTCCTCGTTCTACGAGACGGTCGGCGGGTTGCACGAGTGA
- a CDS encoding NAD-dependent epimerase/dehydratase family protein — MSDETVLVTGGTGFIGSYVVQDLLEQGHDAVAYDLSTDTSILEELGVAEETEVWRGDVSDPTDVIRAVKETGSTRIIHLAALLTTTAREQPRLAAKVNILGTNNVFEAARTLDDQVERVAWASSAAVYAPPKNYDAEWVDETELVYPDTLYGANKEYNEHQARVYHEDYGLDHVGLRPTVAYGPYRETGGSAFLANIIEKPALGESYSVEYGDQYVDWQHVEDIAQAFRKAAFVPEADLTQRIYNVRGVLATVREAAETVESIVPDADIEVSDEGELPWTQNLDMTKAQEDLGYDVEYDLESGFRKYINVLREDAGLDPV, encoded by the coding sequence ATGAGTGACGAAACGGTACTGGTAACGGGTGGAACCGGCTTCATCGGGTCCTACGTGGTACAGGATCTGCTCGAACAGGGCCACGACGCGGTGGCCTACGACCTCTCGACGGACACGTCGATCCTCGAGGAACTCGGCGTCGCCGAGGAGACCGAGGTGTGGCGTGGCGACGTCTCCGATCCGACCGACGTGATTCGGGCGGTCAAGGAGACGGGATCGACCCGCATCATCCACCTCGCGGCGCTGCTGACGACGACGGCGCGCGAACAGCCCCGGCTGGCCGCGAAGGTAAACATTCTGGGGACGAACAACGTCTTCGAGGCCGCCCGGACGCTCGACGATCAGGTCGAGCGCGTCGCGTGGGCGTCCTCGGCGGCCGTCTACGCCCCACCGAAAAACTACGACGCCGAGTGGGTCGACGAGACCGAACTCGTCTACCCCGACACGCTCTACGGCGCGAACAAGGAGTACAACGAACATCAGGCCCGAGTCTACCACGAGGACTACGGCCTGGACCACGTCGGCCTGCGCCCGACGGTCGCCTACGGTCCCTACCGCGAGACTGGTGGCTCGGCGTTCCTCGCGAACATCATCGAGAAACCCGCCCTCGGCGAGTCTTACAGCGTCGAGTACGGCGACCAGTACGTCGACTGGCAACACGTCGAGGACATCGCCCAGGCGTTCCGCAAGGCCGCGTTCGTGCCCGAAGCGGATCTCACCCAGCGGATCTACAACGTCCGCGGCGTGCTCGCGACGGTCCGCGAGGCCGCCGAGACGGTCGAGTCGATCGTCCCCGACGCCGACATCGAGGTTTCAGACGAGGGCGAACTCCCCTGGACCCAGAACCTCGACATGACCAAAGCCCAGGAGGATCTAGGCTACGACGTCGAGTACGACCTCGAGTCCGGCTTCCGCAAGTACATCAACGTGCTCCGGGAAGACGCGGGCCTCGATCCCGTCTGA
- a CDS encoding RidA family protein, whose product MRIIDPDGLIDTQQMHYSQAIVEDDGTLYMSGQVGWDEQFEIAGDDITSQARQVYENVELLLEEAGRDLEDVRKVTSYLVDAPANLEDYLEVWEDVFETKPFPCHTILGVESLALEEFLLEVEVEL is encoded by the coding sequence ATGCGAATCATCGACCCCGACGGACTGATCGACACCCAGCAGATGCACTACAGCCAGGCCATCGTCGAGGACGACGGGACTCTCTACATGTCCGGACAGGTCGGCTGGGACGAGCAGTTCGAGATCGCCGGCGACGACATCACCAGCCAGGCGCGACAGGTGTACGAGAACGTCGAGCTCCTGCTCGAGGAGGCTGGCAGAGACCTCGAGGACGTCCGCAAGGTGACCAGCTACCTCGTCGATGCCCCGGCGAACCTCGAGGACTACCTCGAGGTCTGGGAGGACGTCTTCGAGACGAAGCCGTTCCCCTGTCACACCATCCTCGGCGTCGAGTCACTCGCGCTCGAGGAGTTCTTACTCGAGGTCGAAGTCGAACTCTAG
- a CDS encoding primary-amine oxidase — translation MAESHTRAIDHPLDPLTPDEIEAAYEVLTDERDVGEASLCIKIELAEPEKEALRAYDDGGERPDRRALLVIRNSSDGKTLEAVVSLEEASVVSTEEVNGQPSIAIEEFIACEETVKRNEEWQAALHDRGIENTDRAMVDPWSVGHEFVPEDVDRSRRLAHGLTFVRPSEDDGDEGYAHPVSGLHTFVDLDRMEVVKVVDYGPPDEDSPIPPEEMAYREGDVELRDDLTAYNVDQPDGPSWSVDGHKLEWQNWHMRVGWTQREGLVLYDVGYEDDGEVRSIIDRASCAEMSVPYGDQNINDRFKNAMDVGEYNIGRLAKSLTNGCDCLGHMHYWDAVMNTAAGEPNVLENAICLHEEDNGTLWERSDWRTETDEVRRRRRLVVSFVAAVGNYDYIFNWYFYQDASMEVEVRLTGIDSVSAVGPDEDPDGYGELLAPQLNGPIHQHFFNFRLDMNVDDGPNSLYRVQNEQVPIGPGGLDPMGEADERTANPGGQAFYAKREQLSSESAAKDLIDPLKGRYWQVINPAEENYLGKPTGYKLVPGGNVEAAMQPESSVMKRSGFIQYHLWATPFREDERFPAGTYPNQHPGGAGLPAWTEADRNLEEEDLVLWYTLGVNHVTRPEDWPILSVQVYSFTLQPVNFFDGSPAMDVPPQHAIEGQDVPGHGDHCATDAGADADDD, via the coding sequence ATGGCAGAAAGCCACACGCGAGCGATCGACCATCCGCTCGATCCGCTCACGCCGGACGAGATCGAGGCCGCCTACGAAGTGCTGACCGACGAACGCGACGTCGGCGAGGCGAGCCTCTGTATCAAGATCGAACTGGCCGAACCCGAAAAGGAGGCGCTTCGGGCCTACGACGACGGCGGGGAGCGTCCCGATCGACGGGCGCTGCTTGTGATCCGAAACAGTTCTGACGGAAAGACGCTCGAGGCCGTCGTCTCGCTCGAGGAGGCGTCGGTCGTCTCCACCGAGGAGGTCAACGGCCAGCCGTCGATCGCCATCGAGGAGTTCATCGCCTGCGAGGAGACCGTCAAACGCAACGAGGAGTGGCAAGCCGCGCTCCACGATCGAGGAATCGAAAACACCGACCGCGCGATGGTCGACCCGTGGTCGGTCGGTCACGAGTTCGTCCCCGAGGACGTCGACCGCTCGAGGCGGCTGGCCCACGGGCTGACGTTCGTCCGACCCAGCGAGGACGACGGCGACGAGGGTTACGCCCATCCCGTCTCCGGGCTGCACACGTTCGTCGACCTCGACCGGATGGAGGTCGTGAAAGTCGTCGACTACGGCCCGCCGGATGAGGACAGTCCGATCCCACCCGAGGAGATGGCCTACCGCGAGGGCGACGTCGAGCTCCGAGACGACCTGACCGCCTACAACGTCGACCAGCCGGACGGCCCGAGCTGGAGCGTCGACGGCCACAAACTCGAGTGGCAGAACTGGCACATGCGCGTCGGCTGGACCCAGCGGGAGGGGCTGGTGCTGTACGACGTCGGCTACGAGGACGACGGCGAGGTTCGGTCGATCATCGATCGCGCTTCCTGTGCGGAGATGTCCGTCCCCTACGGCGATCAGAACATCAACGACCGGTTCAAGAACGCGATGGACGTCGGGGAGTACAACATCGGTCGGCTGGCGAAATCGCTGACCAACGGCTGTGACTGCCTCGGTCACATGCACTACTGGGACGCCGTGATGAACACAGCCGCCGGCGAGCCGAACGTGCTCGAGAACGCCATCTGCCTCCACGAGGAGGACAACGGGACGCTGTGGGAGCGTAGCGACTGGCGCACCGAGACCGACGAGGTGCGGAGGCGCCGCCGACTGGTCGTCTCGTTCGTCGCCGCGGTGGGGAATTACGACTACATCTTCAACTGGTACTTCTACCAGGACGCCTCCATGGAGGTCGAGGTCCGGCTGACGGGTATCGACAGCGTCTCCGCCGTCGGACCGGACGAAGATCCGGACGGGTACGGCGAGTTGCTCGCCCCGCAGCTCAACGGCCCGATCCACCAGCACTTCTTTAACTTCCGGCTCGACATGAACGTCGACGACGGGCCGAACAGCCTCTACCGCGTCCAGAACGAGCAGGTGCCGATCGGTCCCGGTGGGCTCGACCCGATGGGCGAGGCCGACGAGCGAACGGCCAACCCCGGCGGCCAGGCGTTCTACGCCAAGCGAGAGCAGCTCTCGAGCGAGTCGGCGGCCAAGGACCTCATCGACCCGCTGAAGGGCCGCTACTGGCAGGTGATTAACCCGGCCGAAGAAAACTACCTCGGTAAACCGACGGGGTACAAGCTCGTTCCCGGCGGGAACGTCGAGGCCGCAATGCAGCCCGAATCGAGCGTGATGAAACGCTCCGGGTTCATCCAGTACCACCTCTGGGCGACCCCCTTCCGCGAGGACGAGCGCTTCCCCGCCGGCACCTACCCCAACCAGCACCCCGGCGGTGCGGGCCTGCCCGCGTGGACCGAGGCCGACCGGAACCTCGAGGAAGAAGACCTCGTGCTCTGGTACACCCTGGGCGTGAACCACGTCACCCGCCCGGAAGACTGGCCGATCCTCTCCGTGCAGGTGTACAGCTTCACACTCCAGCCCGTGAACTTCTTCGACGGGAGCCCGGCGATGGACGTGCCGCCACAGCACGCCATCGAAGGTCAGGACGTCCCCGGCCACGGCGACCACTGCGCGACCGACGCCGGCGCGGACGCCGACGACGACTGA